The Corynebacterium freiburgense region TGTAAATTGCCCAACTTTTTCGCCTTCGGCATCGAGCACTACCCAATCGGTTTTCGCCTCATTCACCAGTGTGAATTCCGTGCCACCGAGGTCAGCCCGGATTCGCTTGGCACGATCGAAGCGACCTTCCTCGGGAACGGCACTATATTCGATTGGCTTAGAGGTTTCTACAGCGATCTTCGCTCGGGCTTCTTTCTTGGGTTCTACAGTGAGTTCCCAAGTGCGCTCCCCCACTTTTGCTGTAGTGGTTTTATCCGATTTGTCCATTGTGAAGGTGGCAACTTCTTCACCACCTTGCAGCAGTGGAATCGTCACCTTCGAACCAGCGTTTTGGCGCGCACCCCAATGAAGGTTTTCCATTGTGTCCCTTCCGCGACTAGCAGCCTACGAGCCTTTGTGCGAGGTAGCCTTCGAGCTCATCAAGCTTGATTCGCTCCTGCTTCATGGAGTCACGCTCACGCACAGTTACGGCATTATCTTCCAGTGTGTCAAAATCAACAGTCACGCAGAATGGAGTACCAATTTCGTCTTGGCGGCGGTAACGGCGTCCGATCGCTCCGGAAGTATCATAATCAATATTCCAGAGTTTCCGTAGGTCAGCAGCTACTTTTTCAGCGACTGGGGTGAGCGTATCTTTTTTGCTCAGCGGCAATACCGCAACTTTAATTGGCGCAAGCCGACGGTCCAGGCGCAGCACTACTCGCTTATCGACGCCGCCCTTAGCGTTAGGTGCTTCATCCTCATGGTACGCGTCCACAAGGAACGCCATAAGAGCACGAGTCAAGCCAAACGAGGGTTCGATTACCCAAGGGACGTAACGCTGTCCAGTGGTCTGGTCAAAGTAGCTCAAGTCTTCGCCTGAGTGTTCAATGTGGCAACCAAGGTCATAGTCCGTACGGTTTGCCACACCCATGAGTTCGCCCCATTCCCCGCCTGGGAATCCAAAACGGTATTCAAAGTCAATGGTGCCTTTGGAATAGTGGGCACGTTCCTCATCAGGGACGTCGAATTGCCGTAGATTTTCTGGGTTTATCCCAAGATCAACAAACCACTCTTGGCAGGCATCAACCCATTCTTGGAATTTTTCATCCGCATCTTCTGGAGCGACAAAATATTCGATTTCCATCTGCTCGAATTCACGGGTGCGGAAAATAAAGTTACCCGGCGTGATTTCATTGCGGAAGGATTTGCCTACCTGCGCGATACCGAATGGTGGCTTCATACGCGCAGTGGTCATAACATTTTTAAAGTTAATAAAAATACCTTGAGCGGTCTCTGGTCGCAGATAGTGCAAACCTTGTTCATTATCTACCGGACCAAGGAAAGTCTTCATTAGACCAGAAAACATTTGCGGTTCGGTCCATTTGCCAGGTTCACCGGTTTCAGGGTCGGCAATGTCTTCCAGGCCACGGGCAGGCGGGTGACCGTGCTCAGTTTCATAAGCCTCAATAAGGTGATCTACTCGGTATCGCTTATGGGTATGCAATGACTCTACGAGTGGATCTGTAAAGGTCTCAACATGTCCAGATGCGACCCATACTTGGCGCGGCAGAATAATGGAGGAATCAATACCAACAACATCAGAACGGCCCTGGACGAATGTTCGCCACCACTGTTTTTTGATGTTCTCTTTTAGCTCCATACCCAGCGGACCGTAATCCCATGCTGAGCGAGTGCCGCCGTAGATTTCACCACAGGGGTAGACCAAACCGCGGCGCTTACAAAGATTTACCACGGTATCGATGACGGATTCATTCGCCACTGAACTCTCACAACTCCTCTATCAAGCAGAGCGCCTGCCATTGAGTAACTTCAATCCAGCAAACACTCCAATAATCCTTATGCCCGCCTGGCTGACGGGCATGTGATGACGGCATACGTCAAACATAACCTTAGCGCGTCCCGCAAACTACCAGTCATTTGGCCCGCATTGATTGCTGTAAACGTGCTTTTATAAAACTTTTTTCACGCTGTGTTCACACTGTTACAATCTGGCGCGCCCATCAGCATACAACGAGGTAGCACTATAGTTTACCCCTATAAAATACAGCAAGAAAAGTTCAGAAATGGCATAAATACACGTTTGTGAACAGCGGTTTTTCATTATCATACCGCTTAATGGGGTAGCATTAAGAAGCATCACAAGCAACTGTTTTTCACCAGTGAACCAAAGCATCCCGTAAAAATACCCCGTGAAACTGCCGAAGCGGACCTCTGGAAGGAGCCCGGATACCATGGCTGTACACAATGAAACGATTATGCCAAAGTTGGGCGTACGCAGCACCCGTCAGCGCGCCGCTGTAGTCAACGTTCTCCGCGAACTCGATAATTTTGCCTCCGCTAAAGAGATTCACCAAGCGCTTACTGAACGCAAGCATAAAGTTGGCCTTACAACCGTTTACCGAACATTACAATCCCTTGCCGATATCGACGCCGTGGACGTACTGCATATGGCCAGCGGCGAGTCACTCTACCGTCAATGTAGCTCAGATGAACATCACCATCATCTCGTATGTACTGGTTGCGGAACTACCGTAGAAATAGATGGCGGACCGGTTGAGCGTTGGGCACACTCAGTTGCAGATAGCAATGGTTTCCAACTGACTGGACATACCGCTGAAGTTTTCGGACTTTGCAGGCAATGCCAACGATAAGCCCATCCCCTAGTTGCCCATACCTAAACCGCCCCCTTATTTGCTGGACCCTCTGACCGACATCCGTGACAGAAGGTGCTGTTGAGATTTGTGTGGTTATGGTGTCACAGATCCCACTAAGAAGGCCATGCCTCATGGAATTTTACTACCAGAAAATTGGCTGTGAGCGCCCGATGATCTGAGACCTGTCACAGATTCCATTTTTTCGGCCGATTTTATGGAATCTGCGACACGATAGGTAGGGAACCTGTCACAGATTCCATTTTTTCGGCCGATTTTATGGAATCTGTGACAAACCCCAGTTCAACGATTGTGCGCAATGTTGGTTGCTGTCACAAATTCCATTTTTAAAGGCGATTTTATGGAATCTGCGACACTTGGGATAAAAACATCACTAGTTCGATAGGGTGAGCCTATCAAACGCCCGGGAAAAGCCCAG contains the following coding sequences:
- a CDS encoding glycine--tRNA ligase; its protein translation is MANESVIDTVVNLCKRRGLVYPCGEIYGGTRSAWDYGPLGMELKENIKKQWWRTFVQGRSDVVGIDSSIILPRQVWVASGHVETFTDPLVESLHTHKRYRVDHLIEAYETEHGHPPARGLEDIADPETGEPGKWTEPQMFSGLMKTFLGPVDNEQGLHYLRPETAQGIFINFKNVMTTARMKPPFGIAQVGKSFRNEITPGNFIFRTREFEQMEIEYFVAPEDADEKFQEWVDACQEWFVDLGINPENLRQFDVPDEERAHYSKGTIDFEYRFGFPGGEWGELMGVANRTDYDLGCHIEHSGEDLSYFDQTTGQRYVPWVIEPSFGLTRALMAFLVDAYHEDEAPNAKGGVDKRVVLRLDRRLAPIKVAVLPLSKKDTLTPVAEKVAADLRKLWNIDYDTSGAIGRRYRRQDEIGTPFCVTVDFDTLEDNAVTVRERDSMKQERIKLDELEGYLAQRLVGC
- a CDS encoding Fur family transcriptional regulator encodes the protein MAVHNETIMPKLGVRSTRQRAAVVNVLRELDNFASAKEIHQALTERKHKVGLTTVYRTLQSLADIDAVDVLHMASGESLYRQCSSDEHHHHLVCTGCGTTVEIDGGPVERWAHSVADSNGFQLTGHTAEVFGLCRQCQR